One segment of Acidimicrobiia bacterium DNA contains the following:
- the coaBC gene encoding bifunctional phosphopantothenoylcysteine decarboxylase/phosphopantothenate--cysteine ligase CoaBC → MLAGRRIVLAVSGGVAAFKAAYLARRLVENGAHVETIMTRSALEFLGPQTLAAITGSHPHLDFFGDDDVSPHTILARWADAIVVAPATAATIARIANGLSDDLLSGTVLAFAGPVIVAPAMHTEMWEQQATQRNITTLAADGVVVVGPITGALAGGDEGPGRMVEPEQIIEALQAALGHGSLTGWKVLVSAGGTREPIDQVRFIGNRSSGKMGHAVAVEAAERGAEVTLVTSAEGPQHPRIVVVNAATAADMAEAVWKHAPAVDVAVLSAAVADFRPAQASSGKLRRADGLPRLDLEPTPDILAGVAALERRPFLVGFAAEVGPAADAAGKAKSKGVDLLVANDVTAPDAGFEVDTNAVTVFTSDGSAEEWPTMPKQAVAARLWDRIIEMRSGEESSARSS, encoded by the coding sequence ATGCTGGCTGGGCGCCGCATCGTCCTGGCCGTATCTGGGGGAGTCGCCGCCTTCAAGGCTGCCTATCTGGCCCGGCGCCTGGTCGAGAATGGCGCTCACGTCGAGACGATCATGACACGGTCGGCGCTCGAGTTCCTCGGCCCGCAGACCCTGGCAGCGATCACCGGGTCGCACCCCCATCTCGACTTCTTCGGCGACGACGACGTCAGCCCCCACACCATCCTCGCTCGGTGGGCCGACGCCATCGTCGTGGCGCCTGCCACGGCCGCCACCATCGCCCGGATCGCCAACGGTCTGAGCGACGACCTGCTCTCCGGCACCGTGCTCGCCTTTGCCGGCCCTGTAATCGTCGCACCGGCCATGCACACCGAGATGTGGGAGCAGCAAGCGACGCAGCGCAATATCACCACTCTCGCCGCCGATGGCGTGGTCGTGGTGGGCCCTATCACGGGGGCACTGGCGGGCGGCGATGAGGGCCCCGGCCGCATGGTGGAGCCTGAGCAGATCATCGAGGCACTCCAGGCTGCACTCGGACACGGTTCACTCACTGGGTGGAAGGTGCTGGTGAGCGCCGGCGGAACCCGAGAGCCGATCGACCAGGTTCGTTTCATCGGCAATCGGTCATCGGGGAAGATGGGTCACGCAGTCGCGGTCGAGGCCGCCGAACGCGGAGCAGAGGTGACGCTCGTCACCTCTGCCGAGGGTCCGCAGCACCCGCGCATCGTCGTCGTGAACGCCGCGACCGCGGCGGACATGGCGGAAGCGGTGTGGAAGCACGCTCCCGCCGTGGACGTGGCGGTGCTGTCGGCGGCGGTTGCCGACTTTCGGCCCGCGCAGGCGTCGTCGGGCAAACTACGCCGTGCCGATGGCCTGCCTCGACTCGACCTCGAGCCCACACCCGACATACTCGCCGGCGTGGCTGCGCTCGAGCGCCGGCCGTTCCTGGTCGGCTTCGCCGCCGAGGTCGGCCCGGCGGCCGACGCCGCGGGAAAGGCCAAATCGAAGGGCGTCGACCTCCTCGTGGCCAATGACGTCACTGCCCCCGATGCCGGGTTCGAAGTGGACACGAATGCCGTCACTGTTTTCACCTCCGATGGGTCGGCAGAGGAGTGGCCGACGATGCCGAAGCAGGCCGTGGCCGCCCGGCTGTGGGACCGGATCATCGAGATGCGAAGCGGTGAGGAATCCTCCGCGCGATCTTCGTGA